The following are encoded together in the Sandaracinaceae bacterium genome:
- a CDS encoding NADPH:quinone oxidoreductase family protein, translating to MKALVMNELGGPEKLAFQDVPDPEVGKGQVLVEVKAAGVNFPDLLIIQGLYQFKPEPPFSPGGEVAGVVRAVGEGVTRVQPGDDVVGLGIWGGYAELMLLGEDRILPMPKGVSYEVAAATTTTYGTMVHAFEDRAKLAEGESVLVLGAAGGVGTAAIEVARLMGAGKIVAAASSAEKLEVCKSIGADEGIDYTREDLKKRAKSLTGGGADVVVDPVGGPYSEPALRATAWNGRFLVIGFAAGDIPSVPLNLTLLKGCSVVGVFWGSFLAREPAKATAQLAKIGGWVAEGKLSPLVSKAYPLEEGAQALRDLAARKVTGKVVLKP from the coding sequence ATGAAGGCGCTGGTGATGAACGAGCTGGGCGGGCCGGAGAAGCTCGCCTTCCAAGACGTGCCCGACCCCGAGGTGGGCAAGGGACAGGTGCTGGTCGAGGTGAAGGCGGCGGGGGTGAACTTCCCGGACCTGCTGATCATCCAGGGCCTCTACCAGTTCAAGCCCGAGCCCCCCTTCTCGCCGGGCGGTGAGGTCGCCGGCGTGGTCCGCGCGGTGGGCGAGGGCGTCACGCGCGTCCAGCCCGGCGACGACGTGGTGGGCCTCGGCATCTGGGGCGGCTACGCGGAGCTGATGCTGCTCGGCGAAGACCGCATCTTGCCCATGCCGAAGGGCGTCTCCTACGAGGTCGCCGCCGCCACCACGACCACCTACGGGACGATGGTGCACGCCTTCGAGGATCGCGCGAAGCTCGCCGAGGGGGAGTCGGTGCTCGTGCTCGGCGCCGCGGGCGGCGTGGGCACGGCCGCGATCGAGGTGGCCAGGCTCATGGGCGCGGGCAAGATCGTCGCCGCCGCGTCCAGCGCGGAGAAGCTCGAGGTGTGCAAGTCGATCGGCGCCGACGAGGGCATCGACTACACCCGAGAAGATCTGAAGAAGCGCGCCAAGTCGCTCACGGGCGGCGGCGCGGACGTGGTGGTCGATCCCGTCGGCGGCCCGTACTCCGAGCCCGCGCTGCGCGCGACGGCGTGGAACGGCCGCTTCCTCGTCATCGGCTTCGCGGCGGGGGACATCCCCTCGGTGCCGCTCAACCTCACCCTGCTCAAGGGCTGCTCGGTGGTCGGCGTGTTCTGGGGCTCGTTCCTGGCGCGCGAGCCGGCGAAGGCCACGGCCCAGCTGGCGAAGATCGGCGGCTGGGTGGCGGAGGGGAAGCTGTCGCCCCTCGTCTCCAAGGCCTACCCGCTCGAGGAGGGCGCCCAGGCGCTCCGCGATCTGGCCGCGCGAAAGGTGACGGGGAAGGTAGTGCTGAAACCGTGA
- a CDS encoding AAA family ATPase has translation MSPPSAPPILTPLVGRVSLLSQLEESASRLVTLTGPPGVGKTRVALELFARRGERGAWIDLSAVRSEAELCARVADGLGLRPSWLEPVDLVDELGWAIEGRGETWIVLDEAEGCVDALRRVLPRWLALAPDTRALLTSRERLGVADEALFDVPPLETEDAVALLAARAGMDEDARGQLEPLAEALDGVPLALELAAARLTLLPPGAIAGRLPSLLDVLTARGGRARASLRDTLQSAWDALDARDQDALARCAVFAGRFSIEAAEAVLGEGALDALQRLRDRSLLARDGEALKLYAPIRGFLADQGSGDARERHARFFEARADQVGEDAIDELRAAHAYRPSRALALGLARILVRRGPPREALDVLAEHEGEEVERLRGRAHEILGHIEAAVRSYEAAGDLPALAAANLSRGRIDEARVRADEAVERAPDDVEARWARGFVAQAEGRLADAARDYAAARDRADGTRAARLRADIATVHLQQRRLDEAREGLEAAIAALDAKEAPVPLALAEGNLAILLQELGELDRAEALFERGVGRLREVGHLLFTAHLTAYAGMLAHERGEIDEAARRYELALGSLRRIGDARLIAVVGGAFGALECGRGRLEAARERFEEAQRNAEEVGDPGSSRALALHRLHLRLAEGAEATLGETIDRLDDETTRRSDDARFALRLLRRALGHGAIVLSPEDHALILPDGVTVDLRTRDILWRLVEAFASARLERPGAPLDVDTLIEAGWPGEKVLPGAAPNRVKVALSTLRKLGLRPWILRGEGGWFFDPSVPLRR, from the coding sequence GTGTCTCCCCCGAGCGCGCCGCCGATCCTCACGCCGCTGGTCGGGCGCGTCTCCCTGCTGTCGCAGCTCGAGGAGAGCGCCTCGCGACTCGTCACGCTGACCGGGCCTCCCGGAGTCGGCAAGACGCGCGTGGCGCTGGAGCTCTTCGCCCGGCGCGGCGAGCGCGGCGCGTGGATCGATCTGTCGGCGGTGCGCAGCGAGGCGGAGCTCTGCGCGCGGGTCGCGGACGGCCTCGGGCTGCGACCGAGCTGGCTCGAGCCGGTCGATCTGGTCGATGAGCTGGGCTGGGCCATCGAGGGGCGCGGCGAGACGTGGATCGTGCTCGACGAGGCGGAGGGCTGCGTCGACGCGCTCCGCCGTGTCCTGCCCCGCTGGCTCGCGCTCGCCCCCGACACGCGCGCGCTGCTGACGAGTCGCGAGCGGCTCGGGGTCGCGGACGAGGCGCTCTTCGACGTCCCGCCCCTCGAGACCGAGGACGCGGTGGCGCTGCTCGCCGCGCGCGCAGGCATGGACGAGGACGCGCGAGGTCAGCTCGAGCCGCTCGCCGAGGCGCTCGATGGGGTGCCGCTCGCGCTCGAGCTGGCGGCCGCTCGCCTGACCTTGCTGCCCCCGGGGGCCATCGCGGGGCGGCTCCCTTCCCTCCTCGACGTGCTCACCGCGCGGGGTGGGCGCGCGCGCGCCTCGCTCCGGGACACGCTTCAGAGCGCGTGGGACGCCCTGGACGCGCGCGACCAGGACGCGCTCGCGCGCTGCGCGGTGTTCGCCGGGCGCTTCTCCATCGAGGCCGCGGAGGCAGTGCTCGGAGAGGGCGCGCTCGACGCGCTCCAGCGCCTGCGCGATCGCTCGCTCCTGGCGCGCGACGGCGAGGCCCTGAAGCTGTACGCGCCCATCCGCGGCTTCCTCGCCGACCAGGGCTCGGGCGACGCGCGCGAGCGGCACGCCCGCTTCTTCGAGGCGCGCGCGGATCAGGTCGGCGAGGACGCGATCGACGAGCTGCGCGCGGCCCACGCCTACCGGCCCTCGCGCGCGCTCGCGCTGGGGCTCGCCCGGATCCTCGTCCGCCGCGGACCGCCGCGCGAAGCCCTCGACGTCCTCGCCGAGCACGAAGGCGAAGAGGTCGAGCGACTGCGCGGCCGCGCGCACGAGATCCTCGGGCACATCGAAGCCGCGGTCAGGTCGTACGAGGCCGCGGGCGATCTCCCCGCGCTCGCGGCGGCCAACCTCTCCCGCGGGCGCATCGACGAGGCACGGGTCCGCGCCGACGAGGCGGTGGAGCGCGCCCCGGACGACGTGGAGGCGCGCTGGGCGCGGGGCTTCGTGGCGCAGGCCGAGGGCAGGCTCGCCGACGCGGCGCGCGACTACGCGGCGGCGCGGGATCGGGCGGACGGCACGCGCGCGGCGCGCCTCCGGGCCGACATCGCCACGGTGCACCTCCAGCAGCGCCGCCTCGACGAGGCGCGCGAGGGGCTCGAGGCCGCCATCGCGGCGCTCGACGCGAAGGAGGCGCCGGTGCCGCTCGCGCTCGCCGAGGGCAACCTCGCGATCCTCCTGCAGGAGCTCGGGGAGCTGGACCGGGCGGAGGCGCTGTTCGAGCGCGGGGTCGGGCGCCTGCGCGAGGTCGGCCACCTGCTCTTCACCGCGCACCTCACGGCGTACGCCGGCATGCTCGCGCACGAGCGCGGCGAGATCGACGAGGCCGCGAGGCGGTACGAGCTCGCGCTCGGGAGCCTGCGGCGGATCGGAGACGCGCGCCTCATCGCGGTCGTCGGAGGGGCGTTCGGCGCGCTCGAGTGCGGCCGGGGGCGGCTCGAAGCCGCGCGGGAGCGCTTCGAGGAGGCCCAACGCAACGCCGAGGAGGTCGGCGACCCCGGCTCGAGCCGCGCCCTCGCGCTGCACCGGCTCCACCTCCGGCTGGCCGAAGGCGCGGAGGCCACGCTCGGCGAGACGATCGACCGGCTCGACGACGAGACGACGCGACGGTCCGACGACGCGCGCTTCGCCCTCCGGCTCCTGCGGCGCGCGCTGGGTCATGGGGCCATCGTGCTGTCCCCCGAGGATCACGCGCTCATCCTCCCCGACGGCGTGACCGTCGACCTGCGCACCCGGGACATCCTCTGGCGCCTCGTCGAGGCCTTCGCCTCCGCGCGCCTCGAGCGTCCGGGCGCGCCGCTCGACGTGGACACGCTCATCGAAGCCGGCTGGCCAGGCGAGAAGGTGCTGCCCGGCGCGGCGCCGAACCGGGTGAAGGTCGCGCTCTCCACCCTCCGCAAGCTCGGGCTGCGCCCGTGGATCCTGCGGGGCGAAGGTGGCTGGTTCTTCGATCCATCGGTGCCTCTGCGTCGCTGA
- a CDS encoding beta-propeller fold lactonase family protein, whose translation MLGLRKTRLVWLAALVALAGCDDGAPAEDAGVLEDAAPGADTGPEADGGPPPTGTILARPSRSSTIAITDDDALVIMTNPGDGSISVFDTATNERVARLETGGRPSSVVIHPNGDTAFVANRGDATVVRVDGLTGTPSVAATVEVGSEPTGLALSPSGATLFVAEHAEGSVGVVDTASMTRTASIDAPENPYALAMTNDGDDDDTDELLFVPEFFGVPTEDGEGTDTSRSGLVRVYRTSDLEPDGPITLSPIDSGFAPDGGESVMASPNQLSSVSIQDGRIYVTSISVSPAAPVRFNLNVQPIVYVADIASREELREATGSVNLARLVREAEADTKLFLADTIDLAFIGESGGIGYALSRGADAVQRVVFDRETDATSIGSTLNLQIDVNAAPAGADAGCLTPTGITTAHDGPRAYVNCWLSRRLGVIDLSMQALSTTVEATSPNTAPAAVEIARGARFFFTGRGRWSDNGWSSCGSCHPGGLTDNITWRFPAGPRQTTSLDGSFSHGDGPQVQRVFNWTGIFDELHDFERNTRGVSGGRGAVVNGECGPSETQVALPGNLAQPIKELADAPDNCTEGDWDAIDAWVRTVEPPRGRRFLDADSVARGAALFGMPSASENNGGCVACHGGAGWTASRRYWDPSSETNAALMAEPFTPPSSWPAGWNPHSFQIAPQPAEASSTGEVAAPPQVACVLRAVDTFGPEAVEVRANGGRAQGEGGYNVPSLYGLNVGAPFLHHGQAASLEALVTDPRFEDHLRAANPVFLTTGDVAQQRADLVAFLRSIDASTEEQPLPAGFDGCPDSF comes from the coding sequence CTCGCGCTCCAGCACCATCGCCATCACCGACGACGACGCGCTCGTCATCATGACGAACCCCGGGGACGGCTCGATCTCGGTGTTCGACACCGCGACCAACGAGCGCGTCGCCCGGCTCGAGACGGGCGGCCGGCCCTCGTCGGTGGTGATCCACCCGAACGGCGACACGGCGTTCGTGGCCAACCGCGGCGACGCCACGGTGGTCCGCGTCGACGGTCTGACCGGCACGCCGAGCGTGGCCGCCACGGTCGAGGTCGGCTCCGAGCCCACCGGGCTCGCGCTCTCTCCCAGCGGCGCGACGCTCTTCGTCGCCGAGCACGCCGAGGGCAGCGTCGGCGTGGTCGACACCGCCTCGATGACCCGGACCGCGAGCATCGACGCCCCCGAGAACCCCTACGCGCTCGCCATGACCAACGACGGCGACGACGACGACACGGACGAGCTGCTCTTCGTGCCGGAGTTCTTCGGCGTGCCCACCGAGGACGGGGAGGGCACCGACACCAGCCGCAGCGGCCTGGTCAGGGTCTACCGCACGAGCGATCTCGAGCCCGACGGCCCGATCACGCTCTCGCCCATCGACAGCGGCTTCGCGCCCGACGGCGGCGAGTCGGTGATGGCGTCGCCGAACCAGCTCTCGAGCGTGTCGATCCAGGACGGGCGCATCTACGTCACGAGCATCAGCGTCTCGCCCGCCGCGCCGGTGCGCTTCAACCTCAACGTGCAGCCCATCGTCTACGTGGCGGACATCGCGTCGCGCGAGGAGCTGCGGGAGGCGACGGGCAGCGTGAACCTCGCGCGGCTGGTCCGCGAGGCGGAGGCGGACACGAAGCTCTTCCTCGCCGACACCATCGACCTCGCCTTCATCGGCGAGAGCGGCGGCATCGGCTACGCGCTCAGCCGGGGCGCCGACGCGGTGCAGCGCGTGGTCTTCGACCGCGAGACCGACGCCACGAGCATCGGCTCGACGCTGAACCTGCAGATCGACGTCAACGCCGCGCCCGCTGGCGCCGACGCGGGCTGCCTGACCCCCACCGGGATCACCACCGCGCACGATGGCCCCCGCGCCTACGTCAACTGCTGGCTCAGCCGTCGGCTCGGCGTGATCGATCTGTCGATGCAGGCGCTCTCGACCACGGTGGAGGCGACGAGCCCGAACACCGCTCCCGCGGCGGTCGAGATCGCCCGCGGCGCGCGCTTCTTCTTCACCGGCCGCGGCCGCTGGAGCGACAACGGCTGGTCGAGCTGCGGCAGCTGCCACCCCGGCGGCCTCACCGACAACATCACGTGGCGCTTCCCCGCCGGGCCGCGCCAGACGACCAGCCTCGACGGCTCGTTCTCGCACGGCGACGGCCCGCAGGTGCAGCGCGTCTTCAACTGGACGGGCATCTTCGACGAGCTCCACGACTTCGAGCGCAACACCCGCGGCGTCAGCGGCGGGCGCGGCGCGGTGGTCAACGGAGAGTGCGGACCTTCGGAGACGCAGGTGGCCCTGCCCGGCAACCTCGCGCAGCCCATCAAGGAGCTCGCGGACGCGCCGGACAACTGCACCGAGGGTGACTGGGACGCGATCGACGCCTGGGTCCGCACGGTGGAGCCGCCGCGCGGGCGGCGCTTCCTCGACGCGGACTCCGTCGCGCGCGGCGCGGCGCTCTTCGGCATGCCCAGCGCGAGCGAGAACAACGGCGGCTGCGTCGCCTGTCACGGCGGGGCGGGCTGGACGGCGTCGCGTCGCTACTGGGACCCGTCGAGCGAGACCAACGCGGCGCTGATGGCCGAGCCCTTCACGCCGCCCTCGTCGTGGCCGGCCGGCTGGAACCCGCACAGCTTCCAGATCGCGCCGCAGCCCGCGGAGGCCAGCTCCACGGGTGAGGTCGCGGCGCCGCCCCAGGTGGCCTGCGTGCTCCGCGCCGTCGACACCTTCGGACCGGAGGCGGTCGAGGTGCGCGCGAACGGCGGCCGCGCGCAGGGGGAGGGCGGCTACAACGTGCCCTCGCTCTACGGGCTCAACGTGGGCGCGCCCTTCCTGCACCACGGGCAGGCGGCGAGCCTCGAGGCCCTCGTCACCGACCCGCGCTTCGAGGACCACCTCCGCGCCGCCAACCCCGTCTTCCTCACCACCGGAGACGTGGCGCAGCAGCGCGCGGACCTCGTCGCCTTCCTGCGCTCCATCGACGCCAGCACCGAGGAGCAGCCGCTCCCCGCCGGCTTCGACGGCTGCCCCGACTCGTTCTGA